From the Candidatus Bathyarchaeota archaeon genome, one window contains:
- a CDS encoding iron ABC transporter permease, producing the protein MDQQKAKSKWSNPKLKGAALLLAPIIIFLISLCLGRYSIPVDTVTKILVSPFVHVEPTWPSIMETIIFNVRLPRLIMVCLVGASLSISGAAFQGILKNPLVSSDILGVAYGAGFGAALAILLFPDASSIQLFALGFGMLAVGLAYGINSMYKRSSTLILVLSGIIVGAFFSSLISLIKYTADPETKLPEIVFWLLGSFASITINEVIQYAIPMVVGIVVLLLLRWRINVLSLDDAQAKTLGLDIKKYQGIIIFFATLITASAVCVSGIISWVGLIVPHIARMIVGPNNSKVIPASILIGASYLMIIDDVARTLVPNEIPIGVLTGIFGAPFFGYLLFRQKVGWS; encoded by the coding sequence ATGGATCAACAAAAAGCCAAAAGCAAATGGTCAAACCCAAAACTCAAGGGCGCAGCCTTGCTCTTGGCTCCCATCATCATTTTTTTAATTTCTTTATGTTTAGGAAGATACTCAATTCCAGTAGACACAGTTACCAAGATTTTGGTTTCCCCCTTTGTGCATGTTGAGCCGACATGGCCCAGCATTATGGAAACAATCATATTCAACGTAAGGCTCCCGCGTTTGATAATGGTCTGCCTTGTAGGCGCAAGCTTATCAATTTCAGGAGCAGCATTTCAAGGTATACTAAAGAACCCGCTGGTGTCCTCAGACATCTTGGGTGTAGCGTATGGAGCAGGCTTTGGCGCCGCATTAGCCATTTTGCTGTTTCCAGACGCCAGTTCAATCCAGCTTTTCGCATTAGGTTTTGGCATGCTCGCAGTAGGACTAGCTTACGGCATAAACAGCATGTACAAACGCTCATCCACCCTAATCCTAGTCCTGTCAGGCATAATTGTAGGCGCATTTTTTTCCTCACTAATCTCACTAATAAAATACACTGCTGACCCCGAAACAAAACTGCCAGAAATCGTGTTTTGGCTACTGGGAAGCTTTGCATCGATTACAATTAACGAAGTTATTCAATACGCAATCCCGATGGTGGTCGGTATAGTGGTTCTTTTGCTGCTAAGGTGGCGAATAAATGTCTTGTCGCTTGATGACGCGCAAGCTAAAACGTTAGGGTTAGACATCAAGAAATATCAGGGCATCATCATCTTTTTCGCCACGTTAATTACTGCATCCGCAGTTTGCGTAAGTGGAATAATTAGTTGGGTAGGGCTTATTGTGCCCCACATCGCCAGAATGATAGTAGGTCCCAACAACAGCAAAGTCATACCCGCATCAATTCTGATAGGCGCATCTTACCTCATGATAATTGATGACGTCGCCCGAACATTGGTACCTAACGAGATACCCATTGGTGTTTTGACTGGAATTTTTGGGGCACCGTTCTTTGGGTACTTGTTGTTTAGGCAGAAGGTGGGTTGGTCTTGA
- a CDS encoding ABC transporter ATP-binding protein produces MVLKLEVNKVSFSYKQGTPVFKNISFTLNKGDVFCILGHNGAGKSTLLSCIGSLFTLDSGNIRLDDKDISTLPRMELAKKIGYIPQFHNPVFPYSVFDFVLMGRTPHIGTFAAPKKEDKNIAKRALEAVGIDYLIEKPYSEISGGERQLVMFAKALAQEPDIILLDEPTSHLDFGNQFKVLDLIEKLSQNGFSIIMTSHFPDHAFIVSSMVGAMKDQGFIDIGPANDVITEENMKKIYDLDVKITTVEKANRKVCVPLKHNQAYKNFNFSK; encoded by the coding sequence TTGGTCTTGAAGTTAGAAGTTAATAAGGTATCGTTTTCGTATAAGCAAGGAACTCCCGTGTTCAAGAACATCTCATTTACCCTCAACAAGGGTGATGTTTTTTGTATCTTAGGACACAACGGCGCAGGCAAATCAACACTGCTAAGCTGCATCGGCTCCCTATTCACCTTAGACAGCGGCAACATCCGACTAGACGACAAAGACATCTCAACCCTACCCCGTATGGAATTAGCAAAAAAAATCGGGTACATCCCCCAATTCCACAACCCCGTCTTCCCCTACTCCGTCTTTGACTTCGTTTTAATGGGCAGAACCCCCCACATAGGCACCTTTGCCGCACCCAAAAAAGAAGATAAAAACATAGCCAAAAGAGCCTTAGAAGCTGTGGGCATAGATTACCTGATAGAAAAACCTTACAGTGAAATTAGCGGCGGAGAAAGACAGCTGGTCATGTTTGCCAAAGCATTAGCCCAAGAACCTGACATAATCCTTTTAGACGAACCCACTTCACACTTGGACTTTGGAAACCAATTCAAAGTTCTTGACTTAATAGAAAAACTCTCACAAAACGGGTTCTCAATCATAATGACCTCACACTTTCCAGACCACGCATTCATAGTCTCAAGCATGGTAGGAGCCATGAAAGACCAAGGATTCATAGACATAGGACCCGCAAACGACGTAATAACCGAAGAAAACATGAAAAAAATCTACGACCTAGACGTCAAAATAACCACCGTCGAAAAAGCCAACAGAAAAGTCTGCGTACCCCTAAAACACAACCAAGCCTACAAAAACTTTAACTTCTCAAAATAA
- a CDS encoding polyphosphate kinase 2 family protein — translation MVESFKLASDRKISLKDFDAAWLPDWASEKTGSEDKNAVKEQATKILVQNKRKLAGMQRLFWASDTYAMLLVLQGMDTSGKDGVIRHVMSGLNPQGCQVFSFKTPTEEELDHDFLWRHSKALPERGRIGIFNRSYYEEVLITKVRPEILARQKLPAPDSNGDFWNNRYQDINNFEHHLVRSGTVILKFFLHISKSEQKQRLLKRLKDPEKHWKFSLSDLSERARWEDYQQAYQDMLNKTSTTHAPWYIIPANKKWIARTLISDIIVAQIEKLNLSYPKLTKQQQRDLQTAKTKLCNE, via the coding sequence ATGGTTGAAAGTTTTAAATTGGCTTCTGATAGAAAAATTAGTTTGAAAGATTTTGATGCTGCTTGGCTTCCAGATTGGGCGTCTGAGAAAACAGGCAGCGAAGATAAAAACGCCGTTAAAGAGCAAGCCACCAAGATTCTAGTCCAGAACAAACGAAAGCTTGCAGGGATGCAGCGCCTGTTTTGGGCAAGCGACACGTACGCGATGCTCCTTGTTTTGCAGGGTATGGATACTTCAGGTAAGGACGGCGTGATTAGGCATGTGATGTCGGGTTTGAATCCGCAGGGCTGCCAAGTTTTCAGCTTCAAAACCCCAACCGAAGAAGAATTAGACCACGACTTCTTGTGGCGACACTCCAAAGCCCTGCCCGAACGAGGACGCATAGGCATCTTCAACCGCTCCTACTACGAAGAAGTTCTCATAACTAAAGTCCGCCCCGAAATCTTAGCCCGACAAAAACTTCCCGCCCCCGACAGCAACGGCGACTTTTGGAACAACCGCTACCAAGACATCAACAATTTTGAGCACCACCTCGTCAGAAGCGGCACCGTCATCCTAAAGTTTTTCTTGCACATCTCCAAATCCGAACAAAAACAGCGTTTGCTCAAACGCCTCAAAGACCCTGAAAAACACTGGAAATTCTCGCTATCTGACCTTTCCGAACGCGCCAGATGGGAAGACTACCAACAAGCATATCAAGACATGCTTAACAAAACCAGCACTACCCACGCTCCATGGTACATAATACCTGCAAACAAGAAATGGATAGCGCGCACCCTAATCTCAGATATAATCGTCGCCCAAATTGAAAAACTCAATCTCTCTTACCCCAAACTTACCAAGCAACAACAACGTGACCTGCAAACAGCAAAAACCAAACTCTGCAACGAATAA
- a CDS encoding cation:proton antiporter: MAESSAVFVLFQIGLLIVASSLGSELFKKLKLPSVIGAILVGLFIGGPGGIGLITDLTVINLLALLGSVLILFTTGLEFDASAFWRLGKKAFLLTVFGVVLSVLFGYGLALSLGWSWQAAFLLGAVLAPSGTSVVASMLSAAGLVETKPGSTLITALILDDIAGVLILTVALGVISQGAFSVDNLLQVSLVATLFILLAISIGSKLFPIMIKRFEHFLSDEVLFPMLLGLGLILAFISTQIGLAAVTGAFIMGAIIPYKKTGEKLANRLLMMNEIFAAVFFTSIGLVINPFDIPAALGVGLIVLGVALAARIIGGLLGAGISGFRGKTLWTFTMALTVRAEMSFIIAYEGVALGIVGSDFLTIVAITVIGSMTVVLPILSKLLRPNPQH; this comes from the coding sequence ATGGCTGAAAGTTCAGCAGTTTTTGTCCTGTTCCAGATAGGCTTGCTCATTGTTGCCTCCTCACTGGGCTCAGAGCTGTTCAAAAAACTCAAACTACCCAGTGTTATAGGCGCCATTTTGGTAGGCTTGTTCATAGGTGGACCAGGCGGCATAGGGCTCATCACGGATTTGACAGTGATTAACCTGCTTGCCCTGCTGGGTTCAGTGTTGATTTTGTTTACTACGGGTTTAGAGTTTGATGCTTCTGCGTTTTGGCGGTTGGGCAAGAAGGCTTTCTTGTTGACTGTGTTTGGCGTGGTTTTGTCGGTGCTGTTTGGTTACGGTTTGGCTTTGTCTTTGGGGTGGTCGTGGCAGGCGGCTTTTCTTTTGGGCGCGGTTTTGGCTCCCAGCGGAACAAGCGTGGTCGCCTCTATGCTTAGCGCTGCAGGGTTGGTGGAGACAAAACCTGGTTCCACCCTAATCACCGCTCTCATACTTGACGACATTGCAGGCGTTCTCATACTAACAGTGGCTTTAGGCGTAATCTCGCAAGGAGCCTTCTCTGTTGATAACCTACTGCAAGTCAGCCTTGTTGCCACCCTCTTTATCCTCTTAGCCATATCCATAGGCAGCAAACTCTTCCCCATCATGATAAAACGCTTCGAACACTTCCTCTCCGACGAAGTCCTCTTCCCCATGCTCCTAGGCTTAGGCTTGATTCTAGCCTTCATATCCACCCAAATCGGTTTAGCCGCCGTAACAGGAGCCTTCATCATGGGCGCAATCATACCCTACAAAAAAACAGGAGAAAAACTAGCCAACCGGCTCCTTATGATGAACGAGATTTTCGCGGCAGTATTTTTCACCAGCATCGGTCTAGTCATAAACCCCTTTGACATACCCGCTGCGCTTGGTGTAGGCTTAATTGTCTTGGGTGTAGCTTTAGCCGCAAGAATAATCGGCGGCTTGCTGGGCGCAGGCATCTCAGGCTTTCGCGGCAAAACCTTATGGACATTCACAATGGCCCTAACAGTACGCGCAGAAATGTCTTTCATCATCGCCTACGAAGGCGTTGCCCTAGGCATCGTGGGCAGCGACTTTCTAACAATAGTCGCCATAACCGTCATAGGCTCCATGACCGTAGTCCTACCCATACTCTCAAAACTACTCCGCCCAAACCCCCAACACTAA
- a CDS encoding ABC transporter permease, with the protein MADNRRNEKAAAEALSGCGRTLRRSKRKTVKLNEDTNLANSGNTPIISRAVGELRDIYSVLWSDLRFMRRHRIRTIATSLVNPFLYLIAFGYGLGRGISFEGVSYLAFVIPGILALTSMTNSFTGAASKLNVDRIFHKSFDELLMSPISLFAIAVGKSLIGVIRGMISATAILIVGVVISPDITVTPVFVFMLICSCFVFSFLGVFVAVTAKTHQDMNTFNALVLLPMTFLSGTFFSLNELPEFLKTALYCLPLTHSSSCLRATALSQPFPYLSFFTLLGFGVFFFACCMVALKRTNT; encoded by the coding sequence GTGGCAGACAACCGACGAAATGAAAAAGCAGCTGCAGAGGCTTTATCTGGCTGCGGAAGGACTCTTAGAAGAAGCAAACGAAAAACGGTAAAACTAAACGAGGACACAAACTTGGCTAACTCAGGCAACACTCCAATCATATCGCGCGCCGTTGGCGAACTGCGAGATATTTACTCGGTTTTGTGGTCTGATTTGCGGTTCATGAGGCGCCATCGAATCCGAACAATCGCCACAAGCTTGGTTAATCCGTTTTTGTACTTGATCGCCTTTGGTTATGGCTTGGGACGCGGCATCAGCTTTGAAGGCGTAAGCTACCTAGCCTTTGTTATTCCAGGCATTTTGGCGTTAACGTCCATGACCAACAGCTTCACGGGTGCTGCTTCCAAACTTAACGTTGACCGCATATTCCACAAAAGCTTCGACGAACTTTTGATGTCACCCATTAGCCTGTTTGCCATCGCCGTAGGCAAATCTCTTATCGGGGTTATACGCGGCATGATAAGCGCCACCGCCATCCTAATCGTAGGCGTAGTCATATCCCCTGACATAACTGTCACGCCCGTTTTTGTGTTTATGCTGATTTGCTCTTGTTTTGTTTTCTCTTTTCTGGGCGTGTTCGTTGCGGTTACTGCAAAGACCCATCAGGACATGAACACCTTCAACGCCCTTGTGTTGTTGCCCATGACTTTTCTAAGCGGCACCTTCTTCTCGTTAAATGAGCTTCCAGAATTTCTCAAAACCGCCCTGTACTGCCTGCCTCTTACCCACTCCAGCAGCTGCTTACGTGCAACCGCGCTGTCCCAGCCCTTCCCCTATCTCTCATTCTTTACACTCTTAGGCTTTGGCGTATTCTTTTTTGCCTGCTGCATGGTAGCTCTAAAACGAACCAACACCTAA
- the cobN gene encoding cobaltochelatase subunit CobN produces the protein MNPLRIAFITTIPNDVVPLICAVKDVNKNGEVVKLRVQSVAHARDFDDFGAVDSFTEFAKTAHVAVVHLMGSSTETESLIGVVKAAGVPCFVSSASLARNQDLLKHCTVEPEDYQAILSYLMYGGKKNLANLLLYLANRFTGTTYPVDASQRPQWEGLYHPDFDYYPTLEQYEKTKLAPNKPTICLWFNQNHLLGGNTDFIDGLIREVERQGANVLPLFFKGVKDEALGTKGLEWLVENYCVKDGKSIVDVVINVLSFSLPMSVSDPKASTVFLNKLGVPIIKAILTCNTVEEWQKSAQGLNPVDIGRSVALPEFDGDLITVPAAAMDFRETDPLTGAKIIKFKPLPERIQKLVRLSLNWAKLRHTPNKDKRVAIIFHNYPPRNDTIGKAFGLDTPASVLNLLRGLKTAGYTVESIPESSQDLIETVLSGLTNDCRWSSSQELNQKALDKIPLRQYMNWFNELPADAQAKMQKDWGNPPGKLLSLNGNLLIAGLINGNIFVGMQPPRGFTEDPASIYHSPDLSMPHHYYAYYRWIRDTFKADVIMHVGTHGTLEWLPGKSIGLSASCAPDAAISDLPHIYHYIISNPGEGTQAKRRSYCCLIDHLIPVMHDADAYGDIAELEVMLQDYYHAKLSDPEKLPHMQQPIWDKTCQTKFNQDLNITQKSAFADFEAFLETLHSYLHELSDTQIRDGLHILGEAPSDLHLETFLATLTRLSNGEVPSLREAIAQLQGYNYEELLSNPGKMCGKGKTNGDLLKQLTQQSLELIKAFNTQDFNKQAITQTAQEVLGKTSPHITCVLEYVADFLAPAITQTRDELKHTLSACEGAYVPAGPSGSPTRGMCDVLPSGRNFYSVDPRAIPSPAAWRVGVSMGDALLERYLKDEGKYPENIGMVVWATDTMRTKGDDVAQILYLMGVEPVWEKTSGRVKGVKAIPAKELKHPRIDVTVRISGLFRDTFPDVANVLDDAVRTVAQLNESPDKNYLAKHVAAETQRRLAQGESAEVVKEQAQYRIFSARPGTYGCGISEAIDSKNWKNQADLANIYVTWGGYAYGRKTYGAAVPEQFKQRLSQLNLTVKNDNTREYDILDSDDWYDAHGGMVSAVKTFSGQAPNSYCGDSSDPDRVKVRSTQEETCHVLRSRLLNPKYIESMQRHGYQGAGELSRSMDSVFGWDATVEAVEDWMYEDLAQKYVLDEKMQQWLKQVNPYALQNMTERLLEAIERGMWQTTDEMKKQLQRLYLAAEGLLEEANEKR, from the coding sequence ATGAACCCTCTGCGAATCGCGTTTATAACCACAATTCCTAACGATGTTGTTCCCTTGATTTGTGCAGTTAAGGACGTGAACAAAAACGGCGAAGTTGTGAAGCTTAGGGTTCAAAGTGTGGCTCATGCTCGCGATTTTGACGATTTTGGGGCTGTGGATTCGTTTACCGAGTTTGCTAAAACCGCGCATGTTGCAGTTGTGCATTTGATGGGCAGCTCAACTGAAACTGAGAGCCTAATTGGCGTGGTGAAGGCTGCGGGAGTTCCCTGTTTTGTTTCTTCTGCTTCTTTGGCGCGCAACCAAGACCTCTTAAAGCACTGCACTGTTGAACCCGAAGACTACCAAGCTATCCTAAGCTACCTAATGTACGGCGGAAAAAAGAACCTCGCCAACCTGCTCTTGTACCTCGCAAACCGCTTCACAGGCACAACCTACCCCGTAGACGCATCGCAACGCCCCCAATGGGAAGGCCTGTATCATCCTGACTTTGACTACTACCCCACGCTGGAGCAGTACGAAAAAACCAAGCTCGCCCCCAACAAACCCACCATTTGCCTTTGGTTTAACCAAAACCACCTGCTGGGCGGAAACACCGACTTCATCGACGGTTTAATCCGTGAAGTCGAACGGCAAGGCGCAAACGTGCTGCCCCTGTTTTTCAAAGGCGTGAAAGACGAAGCCTTAGGTACCAAAGGTTTGGAGTGGCTAGTTGAGAATTACTGCGTAAAAGACGGCAAATCCATAGTTGACGTTGTCATAAATGTGTTGTCTTTCTCTTTGCCCATGAGCGTTTCTGACCCCAAAGCCTCCACAGTCTTCCTAAACAAACTGGGGGTCCCAATCATAAAAGCCATCTTAACCTGCAACACCGTCGAGGAGTGGCAAAAAAGCGCCCAAGGCTTAAACCCCGTGGACATCGGAAGGTCTGTTGCGTTGCCCGAATTCGACGGCGACTTAATCACCGTGCCCGCAGCTGCGATGGATTTTCGCGAAACCGACCCACTAACGGGCGCCAAGATAATCAAATTCAAACCCCTACCCGAGCGCATCCAAAAACTCGTTCGCCTAAGCCTCAACTGGGCAAAACTACGCCACACCCCAAACAAAGACAAACGCGTAGCCATAATCTTCCACAACTACCCGCCCAGAAACGACACCATCGGCAAAGCTTTTGGGCTTGACACCCCCGCGTCGGTTCTAAATTTGCTGCGTGGCCTAAAAACGGCGGGCTACACTGTGGAGAGCATACCCGAAAGCAGCCAAGACCTCATAGAAACCGTGCTCTCTGGGCTTACCAATGATTGCCGCTGGTCAAGCAGTCAAGAACTCAACCAAAAAGCCCTAGACAAAATCCCCTTACGCCAGTACATGAACTGGTTCAACGAACTGCCCGCCGATGCCCAAGCTAAAATGCAAAAAGACTGGGGAAACCCCCCCGGCAAACTCTTAAGCCTAAACGGCAACCTTCTCATAGCAGGCTTAATCAACGGCAACATCTTCGTAGGCATGCAACCCCCCCGTGGCTTCACCGAAGACCCCGCAAGCATCTACCACAGCCCCGACCTCTCCATGCCCCATCACTACTACGCCTACTACCGCTGGATACGCGACACCTTCAAAGCAGACGTAATCATGCATGTAGGCACCCACGGCACCCTTGAGTGGCTCCCAGGCAAATCCATAGGGCTCTCTGCCTCCTGCGCCCCCGACGCCGCCATATCCGATTTGCCCCACATTTACCACTACATCATCAGCAACCCTGGAGAGGGCACCCAAGCCAAACGCCGAAGCTACTGCTGCCTTATAGATCACCTAATTCCTGTCATGCACGACGCTGATGCTTATGGCGACATAGCTGAGCTAGAAGTTATGTTGCAGGACTACTACCACGCCAAGCTCTCCGACCCCGAAAAGCTCCCCCACATGCAACAGCCCATCTGGGACAAAACCTGCCAAACCAAATTCAACCAAGACCTAAACATCACCCAAAAAAGCGCCTTTGCAGATTTTGAAGCCTTCTTAGAAACCCTGCACAGCTACCTACACGAACTCTCTGACACGCAAATCCGAGACGGACTGCACATTCTAGGTGAAGCACCCTCTGATTTGCACTTGGAAACGTTTTTGGCTACATTGACGCGGCTTAGCAACGGCGAGGTGCCGTCTTTGCGAGAAGCAATTGCCCAACTGCAAGGCTACAATTACGAAGAGCTACTGTCAAACCCTGGAAAAATGTGTGGCAAGGGCAAAACTAACGGCGATTTGCTCAAACAGCTTACCCAGCAGAGCCTTGAGTTGATAAAAGCCTTCAACACCCAAGACTTCAACAAACAAGCCATAACCCAAACCGCCCAAGAAGTCCTAGGCAAAACCAGCCCCCACATAACCTGCGTCCTTGAGTACGTCGCAGATTTTCTTGCCCCCGCCATAACCCAAACCAGAGATGAACTAAAGCACACTTTGTCTGCCTGCGAGGGCGCCTATGTTCCTGCGGGTCCTTCGGGTTCGCCTACACGAGGCATGTGCGATGTACTCCCCTCAGGCAGGAACTTTTACTCTGTTGACCCCCGCGCTATCCCGTCACCTGCTGCTTGGCGCGTTGGCGTATCCATGGGCGATGCCCTGCTTGAACGCTACCTCAAAGACGAAGGCAAATACCCCGAAAACATCGGCATGGTCGTTTGGGCAACCGACACAATGAGAACCAAGGGGGATGATGTGGCGCAGATTTTGTATCTTATGGGTGTGGAGCCTGTTTGGGAGAAAACCAGCGGCAGAGTAAAGGGCGTTAAAGCCATACCCGCAAAGGAGCTTAAGCATCCGCGCATAGACGTTACCGTACGCATCAGCGGGCTTTTCCGAGACACCTTCCCCGACGTTGCCAACGTGCTTGACGACGCCGTACGCACAGTTGCCCAGCTAAACGAATCTCCAGACAAAAACTACCTTGCCAAACACGTAGCCGCCGAAACCCAAAGGCGCCTTGCACAAGGCGAATCCGCGGAGGTTGTTAAAGAGCAGGCTCAGTACCGCATCTTTAGTGCGCGCCCTGGAACGTATGGCTGTGGCATAAGTGAAGCTATTGACTCTAAGAACTGGAAAAACCAAGCCGACCTAGCCAACATCTACGTCACCTGGGGCGGCTACGCTTACGGACGAAAAACGTATGGCGCCGCAGTGCCCGAGCAATTCAAGCAGCGTCTTAGCCAGCTAAACCTCACCGTGAAAAACGACAACACCCGCGAATACGACATACTAGACAGCGACGACTGGTACGACGCTCACGGCGGCATGGTCTCAGCCGTTAAAACCTTCAGCGGACAAGCCCCCAACTCTTACTGCGGAGACAGCTCTGACCCTGACCGCGTCAAAGTCCGAAGCACCCAAGAGGAAACCTGCCATGTTCTACGCAGCCGCCTTTTGAACCCCAAGTACATTGAGAGCATGCAACGTCACGGCTATCAAGGCGCAGGCGAGTTGTCGCGTTCGATGGATTCCGTGTTTGGCTGGGACGCCACCGTTGAAGCCGTGGAGGACTGGATGTATGAGGATTTAGCCCAAAAATACGTGCTTGACGAGAAGATGCAGCAATGGCTCAAACAAGTCAACCCCTACGCCCTGCAAAACATGACCGAACGATTATTGGAAGCCATTGAACGGGGCATGTGGCAGACAACCGACGAAATGAAAAAGCAGCTGCAGAGGCTTTATCTGGCTGCGGAAGGACTCTTAGAAGAAGCAAACGAAAAACGGTAA
- a CDS encoding iron ABC transporter permease, which yields MSAAAQLKLAYTKSKKRKILAILSIFVIFIIVLLISLNFGAGDPRLGDVINVFLSKLFPFLNIDPGSELTQSIVMNIRLPRIVLAIIAGVGLAASGATMQGALRNPLVSSYTLGISAGAGFGAALAIVFQLGVFSGYSGYVVIVNAFVFSLVAMLIVFSIGRLRGVNPETIILTGVAVNYLFSALLSFIQYVTPEHEAVRSVVFWLLGSFVSSTWTNVLFVLPFVAITSFLMMRQSWDLNALSLGEETATSVGVNSKRVISISMVLVTLATASIVAFTGIIGFISLVSPHIARMFIGNDHRFLIPCSVVLGSCLLLFSDTLSRLILYRSDIPVGILTALLGVPFFLYLLLSKRRQNWS from the coding sequence GTGAGTGCCGCTGCACAACTTAAACTAGCCTACACTAAAAGCAAGAAAAGAAAAATTCTTGCAATCCTCTCCATTTTTGTAATCTTCATAATAGTCCTGCTTATCTCGTTAAACTTTGGCGCTGGTGACCCAAGGCTTGGAGACGTCATCAACGTTTTTCTCTCCAAACTTTTTCCGTTCCTTAACATAGACCCTGGCTCCGAACTAACACAAAGCATCGTCATGAACATACGGCTCCCACGCATCGTCTTAGCCATAATTGCGGGTGTGGGTCTTGCCGCTTCAGGCGCAACCATGCAAGGTGCCCTGCGCAATCCTTTGGTTTCTTCATATACTTTGGGGATTTCTGCGGGGGCAGGTTTTGGTGCGGCGTTGGCTATTGTTTTTCAGCTTGGAGTTTTTTCTGGTTACTCTGGTTACGTGGTAATTGTGAACGCTTTTGTTTTCAGCTTGGTTGCTATGCTAATTGTTTTTAGTATTGGTCGTTTGCGGGGTGTGAATCCTGAGACGATTATTTTGACGGGTGTGGCTGTGAATTATTTGTTTTCGGCTTTGCTTTCGTTTATTCAGTATGTGACTCCTGAGCATGAAGCTGTGCGTTCTGTGGTTTTCTGGTTGCTGGGCAGTTTTGTTTCTTCAACTTGGACAAACGTCTTGTTTGTTTTGCCCTTTGTTGCCATAACTTCCTTTTTGATGATGCGCCAATCATGGGATCTAAACGCGTTAAGCTTAGGCGAAGAAACAGCCACCAGCGTAGGCGTCAACTCCAAACGTGTCATAAGCATCTCCATGGTCTTGGTGACCTTAGCAACCGCAAGCATAGTCGCCTTCACAGGCATCATCGGCTTCATATCCCTAGTCTCCCCCCATATAGCTCGCATGTTCATAGGCAACGACCACCGCTTCCTCATACCCTGCAGCGTCGTCTTAGGCTCCTGCCTGCTCCTGTTCTCCGACACCCTATCCCGACTCATCCTGTACCGCTCAGACATCCCCGTAGGCATCCTAACCGCCCTGCTCGGTGTTCCCTTCTTCTTGTATTTACTGCTTAGCAAACGGAGACAAAACTGGTCATGA
- a CDS encoding ABC transporter substrate-binding protein yields MNKMTLIIAVVIVAAAVGVSAYGIYTLTSPEASPSPSATPTATPTMTPTPTPTATPTPTPTATPTPSATPTATPTPTPTATPTPSPTATPTPTPTPNPEITYVDARDNVLTINASATRIVSLNMGITELICALGAQDCLVGRSSGCLYPPSVLEVPVVGDSSYYPNMELIVEQEPQLLFADTMIARQTDTIQMLNDAGITVIIEQPGNFTRLPDFVELLGTLTDNSEQADEIIDYLSGYVELVHTRVANLDETDKQLVYMEMSTVWRSVTQTSVRNQYLVEAGGININADGEGSTVTPEFVASANPDVIVRMISSDTKALSDYETVWNEIMERPQLSTVDAVKNDRVFIYDSSIFTGLRYPIGLLNWAKWFYPDLFTDIDPTAIHQELNTKFYGIELEGVYTYP; encoded by the coding sequence ATGAATAAAATGACTCTAATCATCGCCGTAGTTATCGTAGCTGCCGCTGTAGGTGTTTCCGCCTACGGAATTTACACTCTCACCTCACCCGAAGCTTCCCCCTCGCCTTCTGCTACCCCAACCGCAACCCCCACCATGACTCCAACGCCCACACCCACTGCCACCCCAACCCCCACTCCAACTGCTACCCCCACGCCTTCAGCAACACCCACTGCTACTCCCACCCCTACCCCCACCGCTACTCCAACCCCGTCACCAACCGCAACTCCCACACCTACTCCTACGCCTAATCCAGAGATAACCTATGTTGATGCGAGAGATAATGTCTTGACCATTAATGCTTCAGCGACACGTATCGTTAGCCTTAACATGGGTATTACTGAATTGATTTGCGCTTTGGGAGCACAGGATTGTCTTGTAGGCCGTAGCTCTGGTTGTCTGTATCCACCTTCAGTTCTGGAAGTGCCTGTAGTTGGTGATTCTTCCTATTACCCCAACATGGAGTTGATAGTAGAGCAAGAACCTCAACTGCTGTTTGCTGATACCATGATTGCACGCCAAACCGACACCATCCAAATGCTTAACGACGCAGGCATCACAGTAATCATTGAACAACCAGGTAACTTTACCCGTCTGCCTGACTTTGTAGAATTGCTAGGTACCCTCACTGACAACTCCGAACAAGCTGATGAAATCATTGATTACCTGTCAGGGTATGTGGAGCTTGTGCATACTCGCGTGGCCAACCTTGATGAAACCGACAAACAGCTGGTTTACATGGAGATGTCCACTGTTTGGCGTAGCGTTACCCAAACCAGTGTGCGAAACCAATATCTAGTAGAGGCTGGTGGAATAAACATCAATGCTGACGGTGAAGGTTCTACTGTAACTCCGGAGTTCGTGGCAAGCGCCAACCCCGACGTTATAGTCCGCATGATCAGCAGCGACACCAAAGCACTATCCGACTACGAAACAGTATGGAATGAAATCATGGAACGTCCCCAACTAAGCACCGTTGACGCAGTTAAAAACGACCGCGTCTTCATCTATGACTCATCAATCTTCACAGGATTAAGGTACCCCATTGGTTTGCTCAACTGGGCAAAATGGTTCTACCCTGACCTGTTCACCGACATTGACCCCACAGCGATACATCAAGAACTCAACACGAAATTCTACGGAATAGAACTTGAAGGCGTGTATACTTACCCGTGA